The following coding sequences lie in one Sandaracinaceae bacterium genomic window:
- a CDS encoding bifunctional (p)ppGpp synthetase/guanosine-3',5'-bis(diphosphate) 3'-pyrophosphohydrolase, producing the protein MTSHIDHLLLLLEGRLDPTAEARVMQAAALAEELHAGQRRPDGLPYITHVVEVARRVLRWCPDADADALVTALLHDAIEDQAARLAERGPDTAPTEREQALAVVASAFGATVAQRLELLTNPDFEALPQERFGTLSTADLTERKAQLYAEHVAHAVRADPWVAAIKLADFSTNAWCLANVSDPARRAKLREKYRPVMQLFRELLEDVPRGHPLFAARESLRAQLEEVWARDYA; encoded by the coding sequence ATGACCTCTCACATCGATCACCTGCTGCTGCTCCTCGAGGGGCGGCTCGACCCCACGGCCGAAGCCCGCGTGATGCAGGCCGCCGCCCTGGCCGAGGAGCTCCACGCTGGCCAGCGCCGCCCCGACGGCCTGCCTTACATCACCCACGTGGTGGAGGTGGCGCGCCGGGTGCTCCGCTGGTGTCCCGACGCAGACGCGGACGCGCTGGTCACGGCGCTGCTGCACGACGCCATCGAGGACCAAGCTGCGCGCCTGGCAGAACGGGGTCCGGACACGGCCCCCACCGAGCGGGAGCAAGCGCTCGCGGTGGTCGCTTCCGCGTTCGGCGCCACGGTGGCGCAGCGCCTCGAGCTGCTCACCAACCCCGACTTCGAGGCCCTCCCGCAGGAGCGCTTCGGGACCCTCTCCACCGCCGACCTGACGGAGCGCAAGGCCCAGCTTTACGCCGAGCACGTGGCTCACGCCGTGCGCGCGGACCCGTGGGTGGCCGCCATCAAGCTGGCCGACTTCTCCACCAACGCCTGGTGTCTCGCCAACGTGAGCGACCCGGCGCGCCGCGCGAAGCTGCGCGAGAAGTACCGCCCGGTGATGCAGCTGTTCCGAGAACTGCTCGAAGACGTACCCCGAGGCCACCCGCTGTTCGCCGCGCGCGAGAGCCTGCGCGCGCAACTCGAAGAGGTCTGGGCGCGCGACTACGCGTGA